In the Candidatus Rhodoblastus alkanivorans genome, one interval contains:
- a CDS encoding DNA polymerase III subunit gamma/tau, protein MIDDPAPNQIESASGALFGDPPQKAATSGAYRVLARKYRPSRFEDLIGQEPMVRTLSNAFMLGRIHQAYMLTGVRGVGKTTTARILARAFNYEVPARDGHPAIDKPTVHMDEIGVHCQAIMESRHVDVIEMDAASHTSIDDIREIVDSARYKPVMARTKVYIIDEVHMLSKSAFNGLLKTLEEPPEHVKFLFATTEIEKVPVTVRSRCLRFDLRRVETDALIRHLDMICDKERVEIEHDSLALIARASEGSVRDALSLLDQAIAHGAGAPIGVENLRLMLGLADRARVIDLFDALMKGEIAAALENLKEQYDAGADPAQVLVDLAHFVHFVTKTKVAPNVADPAATQAERERGAFFAQDLSMSVLSRAWQILVKGVEEVKDSPRPLPAADMVLVRLAYAADLPTPEDALKRFFDAQRGGPASGLSRPPPSVPASGPSLGAGAAARSVPRLAAQTAPSPAPAPEGPPTVILKTFADLVALAGEKRDIQIKAALERDVRLVRFEPGVLEFALAEGGAPGLAAQLTRKLQDWTGQRWMVALSSAAGAPSLMEQAEAAENEKRIGLQAHPFVRAALEQFPGAMIVAVRGGEAETPPPTEAPEAVLDDVAYIDDSEEEDF, encoded by the coding sequence ATGATCGACGATCCCGCGCCAAATCAGATTGAAAGCGCATCCGGCGCCCTGTTTGGCGACCCGCCGCAGAAAGCGGCGACCTCCGGCGCCTATCGCGTTCTGGCGCGCAAATATCGCCCGTCCCGTTTCGAGGACCTCATCGGCCAGGAGCCGATGGTCCGCACCCTTTCCAACGCCTTCATGCTCGGCCGCATCCATCAGGCCTATATGCTGACCGGCGTGCGCGGGGTCGGCAAGACCACCACCGCGCGCATTCTCGCCCGCGCCTTCAATTACGAAGTTCCCGCGCGCGATGGCCATCCGGCGATCGACAAGCCCACGGTCCATATGGACGAGATCGGCGTCCATTGCCAGGCGATCATGGAATCGCGCCATGTCGACGTGATCGAGATGGACGCCGCCTCCCACACCAGCATCGACGACATCCGCGAGATCGTCGACAGCGCGCGCTACAAGCCGGTGATGGCGCGGACGAAAGTCTATATCATCGACGAAGTGCACATGCTCTCGAAATCCGCCTTCAACGGCCTGTTGAAGACGCTCGAAGAGCCGCCCGAACACGTCAAATTCCTGTTCGCGACCACCGAAATCGAGAAAGTGCCGGTGACGGTGCGCTCGCGCTGCCTGCGCTTCGACCTGCGCCGGGTCGAGACCGACGCCCTGATCCGCCATCTCGACATGATTTGCGACAAGGAAAGGGTCGAAATCGAGCACGATTCCCTCGCCTTGATCGCCCGCGCCTCGGAAGGCTCCGTTCGCGACGCCCTATCCCTCCTCGATCAGGCCATCGCCCACGGCGCCGGCGCGCCGATCGGCGTCGAAAACCTGCGCCTCATGCTGGGGCTTGCCGACCGCGCCCGGGTCATCGATCTGTTCGACGCTTTGATGAAAGGCGAGATCGCGGCGGCGCTGGAAAATCTCAAGGAGCAATATGACGCTGGCGCCGACCCGGCCCAGGTCCTGGTCGATCTCGCCCATTTCGTTCATTTCGTCACCAAGACCAAGGTCGCGCCCAATGTCGCCGATCCGGCCGCGACCCAAGCCGAACGCGAGCGCGGCGCCTTTTTCGCGCAAGATCTTTCGATGTCGGTGCTGTCGCGCGCCTGGCAGATCCTGGTCAAGGGCGTCGAGGAGGTGAAGGATTCGCCGCGCCCGCTGCCGGCCGCCGATATGGTGCTGGTGCGGCTTGCTTACGCCGCCGACCTGCCGACGCCCGAGGACGCGCTGAAGAGATTTTTCGACGCGCAGCGTGGCGGGCCGGCGTCAGGGCTTTCCCGGCCGCCGCCATCTGTCCCCGCGTCGGGGCCGTCGCTGGGGGCCGGCGCCGCCGCGCGCTCGGTGCCGCGTCTCGCCGCGCAGACCGCGCCGTCGCCCGCTCCGGCGCCGGAAGGGCCGCCGACTGTCATACTGAAAACCTTCGCCGATCTTGTGGCGCTCGCGGGCGAAAAGCGCGACATTCAGATCAAGGCGGCGCTCGAACGCGACGTGCGTCTGGTCCGTTTCGAGCCCGGCGTGCTGGAATTTGCGCTCGCGGAGGGCGGCGCGCCGGGCCTTGCGGCGCAGCTTACGCGGAAATTGCAGGATTGGACCGGACAGCGCTGGATGGTCGCGCTGTCTTCGGCCGCGGGCGCGCCCAGCCTGATGGAACAGGCCGAGGCCGCGGAAAACGAGAAAAGAATCGGCCTTCAGGCGCATCCCTTCGTGCGCGCGGCGTTGGAGCAGTTTCCCGGCGCCATGATCGTCGCCGTGCGCGGCGGCGAAGCGGAAACGCCGCCGCCGACCGAGGCGCCGGAAGCGGTTCTCGACGACGTAGCCTATATCGACGATTCCGAAGAAGAGGATTTTTGA
- a CDS encoding YbaB/EbfC family nucleoid-associated protein, producing the protein MDIMGLMKKAGAMQAKMAEMQAELDNITVEGFSGGGLVKVTMTAKGAMQGLAIDPSLIKEDEKEILEDLIVAAHADARRKSESLLEEKMKDMTAGLGLPAGMKLPF; encoded by the coding sequence ATGGACATCATGGGCTTGATGAAAAAGGCCGGCGCCATGCAGGCCAAAATGGCGGAAATGCAGGCCGAACTCGACAATATCACGGTCGAGGGTTTTTCGGGCGGCGGGCTCGTCAAGGTGACGATGACCGCCAAGGGCGCGATGCAGGGGCTCGCCATCGATCCCTCGCTGATCAAGGAAGACGAGAAGGAAATTCTCGAAGACCTGATCGTCGCGGCTCATGCCGACGCCCGGCGCAAGTCGGAAAGTCTGCTGGAAGAAAAAATGAAGGACATGACCGCCGGCCTCGGTCTGCCGGCTGGAATGAAACTGCCGTTCTGA
- the recR gene encoding recombination mediator RecR, which yields MAERIAGPEIERLIQLLARLPGLGPRSARRAALHLIRKREELLGPLAEAMRVAKDRIVTCSVCGNIDTSDPCSICADPRRDASVIVAVETVGDLWALERAGVLSATYHVLGGALSPLDGIGPDDLNIAKLIGRVAEGGVKEVILAVNATVDGQTTAHFITELLGPCHVKCTRLAHGVPVGGELDYLDEGTLAAALRSRTDF from the coding sequence ATGGCGGAACGCATCGCCGGGCCCGAAATCGAACGGCTGATCCAGTTGCTCGCCCGCCTGCCGGGGCTCGGCCCGCGCTCGGCGCGCCGCGCCGCCCTGCACCTGATCCGCAAGCGCGAGGAACTGCTCGGGCCGCTGGCGGAAGCGATGCGGGTCGCGAAGGACAGAATCGTGACCTGTTCGGTCTGCGGCAATATCGACACCTCCGACCCGTGCAGCATCTGCGCCGACCCGCGCCGCGACGCGAGCGTGATCGTGGCGGTCGAGACGGTCGGCGACCTGTGGGCCCTGGAGCGCGCGGGCGTTCTGAGCGCAACCTATCATGTGCTCGGCGGCGCGCTCTCCCCGCTCGACGGGATCGGCCCGGACGATCTCAATATTGCGAAGCTGATCGGGCGGGTCGCCGAGGGCGGGGTGAAGGAGGTCATTCTCGCGGTCAACGCCACGGTCGACGGCCAGACCACCGCCCATTTCATCACCGAACTTCTCGGCCCCTGCCATGTGAAATGCACCCGCCTCGCCCATGGCGTTCCGGTCGGCGGCGAGCTGGACTATCTCGACGAAGGCACGCTGGCGGCGGCGCTCAGAAGCCGGACGGATTTCTGA
- a CDS encoding porin: protein MKTKLMAAVALTAILSAAGAANAQTASEVKALKAQAAALKKENAALEKRLGKIEKQQAREQAILARQPAPAAAPSAGSFMAQASNVPGQLLNGEGPLTWNGITIFGTFDAGIGYASHGAPLSSDFYAGNSLLSKFGNHSLWTMAPSGLSQTTLGIKGQEEILPGWAGVFYASTGINPQSGQLANAPGSQVSNNGVPLANQSVNADGTRGGQAFNDQLYVGLSSKTFGELTFGRHKSLSNSLLGNYDPAGAAYNYSVIGYSGTPVAGLGMTDLGRLDNTLLYTLTYGPVHFGALYKFVDGTAGSAVTCIGGTGANHCGGAAASNLYTPLQTANDGYQFNVGGKYAGFELDGVVSHFNQAVTYGTLGVGNTTVGTLVLPNFMSPDLAGTAADITSWMLAGKYTWNQFKFYVGYANDHYSNPSDPIGIGANIGQGGYSVISVSNTAFPHDKILQTMWGGIKYAFNAQTEFTVAYYHELQNGFGTNAQILTCDYGRATRSGNCSGYLNGVSGYVDYHFTKRFDAYAGLMWTQVGGGMAAGYLYTSNWAPTAGVRYTF from the coding sequence ATGAAAACCAAATTGATGGCGGCGGTCGCCTTGACGGCGATCCTTTCTGCCGCCGGCGCCGCGAACGCGCAGACGGCGAGCGAGGTGAAGGCTCTCAAGGCCCAGGCCGCGGCGCTCAAGAAGGAAAACGCCGCGCTTGAGAAGCGTCTGGGCAAGATCGAGAAGCAGCAGGCCAGGGAACAGGCGATCCTCGCCCGCCAGCCGGCGCCTGCCGCCGCGCCGTCCGCCGGCTCCTTCATGGCGCAGGCCTCGAACGTCCCGGGCCAGCTCCTCAACGGCGAAGGCCCGCTGACCTGGAACGGCATCACCATTTTTGGCACGTTCGACGCCGGCATCGGCTATGCGTCGCACGGCGCGCCGCTCAGCAGCGACTTCTACGCCGGCAATAGCTTGCTGTCGAAGTTCGGCAATCATTCGCTGTGGACCATGGCGCCGAGCGGTCTGTCGCAGACTACCCTCGGCATCAAGGGCCAGGAAGAAATTCTCCCCGGTTGGGCGGGCGTGTTCTATGCCTCGACCGGCATCAACCCGCAGTCCGGTCAGCTTGCCAATGCGCCTGGCTCGCAGGTTTCCAACAATGGCGTGCCGCTCGCCAACCAGTCGGTCAACGCCGACGGCACCCGCGGCGGTCAGGCCTTCAATGACCAGCTCTATGTCGGTTTGTCGTCCAAGACCTTCGGCGAGTTGACCTTCGGTCGTCACAAGTCGCTGTCGAACTCGCTGCTCGGCAATTACGACCCGGCCGGCGCCGCCTATAACTATTCGGTCATCGGCTATTCGGGAACGCCGGTCGCCGGTCTCGGCATGACCGACCTCGGGCGCCTCGACAATACCCTGCTGTACACCTTGACCTATGGTCCGGTGCATTTCGGCGCCCTGTATAAATTCGTCGACGGCACCGCCGGCAGCGCAGTCACCTGCATCGGCGGCACGGGCGCCAACCATTGCGGCGGCGCGGCCGCCAGCAACCTCTATACGCCTCTGCAGACAGCCAATGACGGCTATCAGTTCAATGTCGGCGGCAAATATGCCGGGTTCGAGCTGGACGGCGTGGTCAGCCACTTCAACCAGGCGGTCACCTATGGCACGCTCGGCGTCGGCAACACCACGGTCGGCACGCTGGTCCTGCCGAACTTCATGAGCCCCGACCTGGCCGGCACGGCCGCCGACATCACCAGCTGGATGCTCGCCGGCAAATACACCTGGAACCAGTTCAAGTTCTATGTCGGCTACGCCAACGACCATTATTCGAACCCGAGCGATCCGATCGGCATCGGCGCAAATATCGGCCAGGGCGGTTATTCGGTGATTTCCGTCAGCAACACGGCCTTCCCGCACGACAAGATCCTGCAAACAATGTGGGGCGGCATCAAATACGCATTCAACGCCCAGACCGAGTTCACCGTGGCTTATTATCATGAGCTGCAGAACGGCTTCGGCACCAACGCCCAGATCCTGACGTGCGACTATGGCCGGGCCACGCGCTCCGGCAATTGCTCGGGCTATCTGAACGGCGTCTCCGGCTATGTCGACTATCACTTCACGAAGCGCTTCGACGCTTACGCGGGTCTGATGTGGACCCAGGTGGGCGGCGGCATGGCGGCCGGCTATCTTTACACCAGCAACTGGGCCCCGACTGCCGGCGTCCGCTACACCTTCTGA
- a CDS encoding porin → MKRIVLAAVAASTVTISAGAAKADPSSDVAVLKAEAAALAKQNEALERRLERLERKQAAQAKAVERRHAAAPAPQSFLAQAGKTSGDLLNGEGPLTWNGITVFGTIDAGVGYVSHGLPDNGQNYEGQSLINKYTNHARWGVAQNNLSQTTLGVKGEEELLPGLAGVFMASTGINPQSGQLANMPGTLVSNQGLPRQSYSFSGDGGRGGQAFNDQLFVGLSSKTFGELTFGRHRPFSVDLVVNYDPTGAAYSFSPIAYNGQFVQGLGATEDARWDDSLKYRVTYGPVHFGAMYKFADGNGGCNYVGRPAVAGAIQTCYPASNTAYQFNLGGTYGALNIDAVGGVYHDAVVIAGGNSPLSAAQLAGASVFTSNSGIVVNSTGNNANTLQALISDNVGFALAAKYSWNQFKFFAGYAHDELQNPSDNVGVGATNQEGGYILSSVNNNFYPHPKILQTFWAGVRYAYNSKLELIGAYYHVSQNQFGTDYQNLTCITAVNQSSKAAQCAGDLNAASAFADYHFTKRFDVYGGLEVSTVDGGIAGGTVSPAGKLTALGFNYLTNWAPVVGARFTF, encoded by the coding sequence ATGAAGAGAATTGTATTGGCCGCTGTCGCGGCCTCGACCGTGACGATCTCGGCCGGAGCGGCCAAGGCGGATCCCTCCAGCGACGTCGCCGTGTTGAAGGCGGAAGCCGCCGCGCTGGCGAAACAGAACGAAGCGCTGGAACGGCGGCTTGAGCGGCTGGAGCGGAAACAGGCTGCCCAGGCGAAAGCCGTCGAAAGGCGGCATGCGGCGGCGCCCGCGCCGCAATCCTTCCTGGCGCAGGCGGGCAAGACCTCGGGCGACCTCCTCAACGGGGAAGGACCGCTGACCTGGAACGGCATCACCGTGTTCGGCACGATCGACGCCGGCGTCGGCTATGTCAGCCACGGCCTGCCGGACAATGGCCAGAACTACGAGGGCCAGTCTCTCATCAACAAATACACCAACCACGCCCGTTGGGGCGTCGCGCAGAACAATCTCTCCCAGACCACCCTCGGCGTGAAGGGCGAGGAAGAGCTGCTGCCGGGCCTCGCCGGCGTGTTCATGGCCTCGACCGGCATCAATCCGCAATCCGGCCAGCTCGCCAACATGCCCGGAACTTTGGTGTCGAACCAGGGCCTGCCGCGCCAGTCCTATTCCTTCTCCGGCGACGGCGGCCGCGGCGGTCAGGCCTTCAACGATCAGCTCTTTGTCGGTCTGTCCTCGAAAACCTTCGGCGAGCTGACCTTCGGCCGCCATCGGCCGTTCTCGGTCGATCTCGTCGTCAATTACGACCCGACCGGCGCCGCCTATTCCTTCTCGCCGATCGCCTATAACGGGCAGTTCGTTCAGGGCCTCGGCGCCACCGAAGACGCGCGCTGGGACGATTCGCTGAAATATCGCGTGACCTATGGTCCGGTTCATTTCGGCGCGATGTATAAATTCGCAGATGGAAATGGGGGCTGCAATTATGTCGGGCGGCCCGCCGTCGCCGGCGCGATTCAGACCTGCTATCCGGCCAGCAACACCGCCTATCAGTTCAACCTCGGCGGAACCTATGGCGCTTTGAACATCGATGCGGTGGGCGGCGTCTATCACGACGCGGTCGTGATCGCGGGCGGCAATTCGCCGCTCAGCGCCGCGCAGCTCGCCGGCGCGAGCGTCTTCACCAGCAATTCCGGGATCGTCGTCAATTCGACCGGGAACAATGCCAACACCTTGCAAGCGCTGATCTCCGACAACGTCGGCTTCGCACTCGCCGCCAAATACAGCTGGAACCAATTCAAGTTCTTCGCCGGCTATGCCCATGACGAGCTGCAGAATCCGTCCGACAATGTCGGCGTCGGCGCGACCAACCAGGAGGGCGGCTATATACTGAGTTCGGTCAATAACAACTTCTACCCGCATCCCAAGATCTTGCAGACGTTTTGGGCCGGCGTGCGCTATGCCTATAATTCCAAGCTCGAACTGATCGGCGCCTATTATCACGTCAGCCAGAATCAATTTGGCACGGACTACCAGAACCTGACCTGCATCACCGCGGTCAACCAAAGCAGCAAGGCCGCGCAATGCGCGGGCGATCTCAACGCCGCCTCGGCCTTCGCCGATTACCACTTTACGAAACGGTTCGACGTTTATGGCGGCCTCGAGGTTTCGACGGTGGACGGCGGCATCGCCGGGGGCACGGTGTCGCCCGCGGGCAAGCTCACGGCGCTCGGCTTCAATTATCTGACCAATTGGGCCCCGGTGGTCGGCGCGCGCTTCACCTTCTGA
- the leuB gene encoding 3-isopropylmalate dehydrogenase, producing MASYKIFLLPGDGIGPEVTAEVEKVAKVLSDARVATFEFEKGLVGGAAYDAHGKAIGEDDMARAQAADAVLLAAVGGPKWANVPYDVRPEAGLLRLRKDLGLFANLRPAVCYPALADASALKREIVEGLDIMIVRELTGGVYFGEPKEIIDLGNGQKRAIDTQVYDTFEIERIAKVAFELARKRSNKVTSSEKHNVMKSGVLWKEVVAEVHAKSYADVKLEHMLADALGMQLVRWPKQFDVIVTDNLFGDMLSDVASMLTGSLGMLPSASLGEADAEGKRKAMYEPVHGSAPDIAGKGIANPIAMIGSFGMALRYSFGLGHAADMIEKAIADVLAAGLRTADIKGDATQTISTSAMGDAVAASLQKTL from the coding sequence ATGGCGAGCTATAAAATTTTCCTGTTGCCGGGCGACGGCATCGGTCCCGAAGTCACGGCCGAGGTCGAAAAGGTCGCCAAAGTGCTCTCCGATGCGCGCGTTGCGACCTTCGAATTCGAGAAAGGTCTCGTCGGCGGCGCGGCTTATGACGCCCATGGCAAGGCGATCGGCGAGGACGACATGGCGCGGGCGCAAGCCGCCGACGCCGTGCTGCTCGCCGCCGTCGGCGGGCCGAAATGGGCCAATGTGCCCTATGACGTCCGCCCCGAAGCCGGCCTGTTGCGCCTGCGCAAGGACCTGGGCCTGTTCGCCAATCTGCGCCCCGCCGTCTGCTATCCGGCGCTCGCCGACGCCTCCGCGCTCAAGCGCGAGATCGTCGAGGGCCTCGACATCATGATCGTGCGCGAATTGACCGGCGGCGTCTATTTCGGCGAGCCCAAGGAGATCATCGATCTCGGCAATGGCCAGAAGCGCGCCATCGACACCCAAGTTTACGACACTTTCGAGATCGAGCGCATCGCCAAGGTCGCCTTCGAGCTCGCCCGCAAGCGCTCGAACAAGGTGACCTCGTCGGAAAAGCACAATGTGATGAAGTCCGGCGTGCTGTGGAAGGAAGTCGTCGCCGAGGTCCATGCGAAATCCTATGCCGACGTCAAGCTCGAACATATGCTGGCCGACGCCCTCGGCATGCAGCTCGTGCGCTGGCCCAAGCAGTTCGACGTGATCGTCACCGACAATCTGTTCGGCGACATGCTGTCCGACGTCGCCTCGATGCTGACCGGCTCGCTCGGCATGCTGCCTTCCGCCTCGCTCGGCGAGGCCGACGCTGAGGGTAAGCGCAAGGCTATGTATGAGCCGGTGCATGGCTCGGCGCCCGACATCGCCGGCAAGGGAATCGCCAATCCGATCGCGATGATCGGCTCGTTCGGCATGGCCTTGCGCTATTCCTTCGGCCTCGGCCATGCAGCGGACATGATCGAGAAGGCCATCGCCGACGTGCTCGCCGCGGGCCTGCGCACCGCCGACATCAAGGGCGACGCGACGCAAACCATCTCCACTTCAGCGATGGGCGACGCCGTCGCCGCGTCCCTGCAAAAAACACTCTGA
- a CDS encoding GyrI-like domain-containing protein — MRIDRMFSGAALLRPMIFALALVAASFPLAAQQPPAPAAKAATAPEGAKPEPAKPATPAPGPAVAPKGDISSKDGSIKEENVAARPVIESHDAADWEEGFAKINEALAKLRAAAKKAGLKENGRPMAVFTETNDGGFKFDAMIPVDAQAGPQGGPQANTQAGAKLDLGPGISLAQSPSGKALRFEHRGAYDDIDSTYDAIAAYMDAKGLEARDLYAEEYLTDAKDSGDMNEQVDIHVFLK, encoded by the coding sequence ATGCGGATCGACAGAATGTTTTCAGGCGCGGCGCTGCTGCGGCCCATGATCTTCGCCCTTGCTCTCGTCGCGGCCTCCTTTCCGCTCGCGGCGCAGCAGCCCCCTGCCCCGGCGGCAAAGGCCGCAACTGCGCCCGAAGGCGCCAAGCCGGAGCCCGCAAAACCGGCGACGCCGGCGCCCGGCCCGGCCGTCGCGCCAAAAGGCGACATTTCCTCAAAGGACGGTTCGATCAAGGAAGAGAATGTCGCCGCCCGGCCCGTGATCGAAAGCCATGACGCGGCGGACTGGGAGGAAGGCTTCGCCAAGATCAACGAGGCGCTCGCCAAATTACGCGCCGCCGCGAAAAAGGCGGGGCTCAAGGAAAACGGCCGGCCCATGGCGGTCTTCACCGAAACCAACGACGGCGGCTTCAAATTCGACGCCATGATCCCGGTCGACGCCCAAGCCGGCCCCCAAGGCGGCCCCCAGGCCAACACCCAAGCCGGCGCCAAGCTCGACCTCGGCCCCGGAATTTCGCTCGCCCAGTCGCCGAGCGGCAAGGCGCTTCGATTTGAGCATCGCGGCGCCTATGACGACATCGACAGCACTTATGACGCCATCGCCGCCTATATGGACGCCAAAGGCCTCGAGGCGCGCGACCTCTACGCCGAGGAATATCTGACCGACGCCAAGGATTCGGGCGACATGAACGAACAGGTCGACATTCACGTCTTCCTGAAGTGA
- the dapF gene encoding diaminopimelate epimerase, whose protein sequence is MTDLSAASAIDTPGHPLAGREIVKMNGAGNAILVLDLRGAGFLPRVEDARALARAPGLAYDQLMVLSDPQAPGQDAFMTIYNQDGSLSASCGNGTRCVAHYLAGLSGAEALQLATSAGPLAVRREGALSYSVDMGPPRLGWREIPLAREVADTGRVELGRFGLPAASCVSMGNPHAIFFVPEIEAFDLAAIGPVLEHDPIFPQRANISLAQVFSREAIRLKVWERGTGLTLACGTAACATLVAAARAGLTGRRAKISLPGGDLAIEWRADDHVVMTGPVEVEFSRILTPDLFAPAPA, encoded by the coding sequence ATGACCGATCTATCCGCCGCCTCCGCCATCGACACACCCGGCCATCCCCTGGCGGGACGCGAGATCGTCAAAATGAACGGGGCCGGCAACGCCATTCTCGTGCTCGATCTGCGCGGCGCCGGGTTTCTGCCGCGCGTGGAGGACGCGCGGGCGCTGGCGCGCGCGCCGGGGCTCGCCTATGACCAGCTCATGGTCCTGTCCGACCCGCAGGCGCCGGGGCAGGACGCCTTCATGACCATCTATAATCAGGACGGCTCGCTTTCCGCCTCCTGCGGCAATGGCACGCGCTGCGTCGCGCATTATCTCGCCGGACTCTCGGGCGCGGAAGCGCTTCAGCTCGCCACTTCCGCCGGGCCTTTGGCGGTGCGGCGCGAGGGCGCGCTGTCCTATTCTGTCGATATGGGGCCGCCCCGGCTCGGCTGGCGGGAAATTCCGCTCGCCCGCGAGGTCGCGGACACAGGAAGGGTCGAACTTGGCCGGTTCGGCTTGCCCGCGGCCTCCTGCGTCAGCATGGGCAATCCCCACGCCATTTTCTTCGTCCCTGAAATCGAGGCCTTCGATCTCGCCGCGATCGGCCCGGTTCTGGAACATGACCCGATCTTTCCCCAACGCGCCAATATTTCGCTCGCTCAGGTTTTTTCGCGCGAGGCGATCCGGCTGAAAGTCTGGGAGCGCGGGACCGGCCTGACGCTCGCTTGCGGCACGGCGGCTTGTGCGACCCTGGTCGCCGCCGCGCGCGCCGGCCTGACCGGGCGCCGCGCGAAAATTTCGCTGCCGGGCGGCGATCTCGCCATCGAGTGGCGGGCGGACGATCACGTCGTCATGACCGGGCCGGTGGAGGTCGAATTCTCTCGAATCCTCACGCCCGATCTTTTCGCGCCGGCGCCGGCATGA
- the mtaB gene encoding tRNA (N(6)-L-threonylcarbamoyladenosine(37)-C(2))-methylthiotransferase MtaB produces MTEKVEVVTFGCRLNLAESQTVRELAAQGGESGLVVVNTCAVTAEATRQARQAIRRMKRERPEARIVVTGCAAQIEPEMFADMPEVAHVMGNAEKTRALSWSHFPNRVNVAPLSDAARRANEPAPVLTAIEGHTRAFLAVQNGCDHDCTFCVIPAGRGRSRSVTPQAALEQARKFVETGHKEIVLTGVDLTYWGSDLPGAPKLGKLVRLLLRELPDLPRLRLSSIDCIEADADLLAAFAEEERLAPYLHLSLQSGDDLILKRMKRRHSRAESVAFCAELRRLRPDIALGADLIAGFPTEDEDAAARSLALIEDCGLSFLHVFPFSPRPGTPAARMPPVAPAAIKARAARLREAGEQALARHLAAQAGRSLRILTERGFMGRAEDFTPVRTAGFAPGQLVSGVAKGFSGGALEVTFFS; encoded by the coding sequence ATGACGGAGAAGGTCGAAGTCGTCACCTTCGGCTGCCGTCTCAATCTCGCCGAATCGCAGACCGTCCGCGAATTGGCGGCGCAGGGCGGCGAAAGCGGCCTTGTCGTCGTCAATACCTGCGCGGTGACGGCGGAAGCAACCCGCCAGGCGCGTCAGGCGATCCGCCGGATGAAGCGCGAACGGCCCGAAGCGCGGATCGTCGTCACCGGCTGCGCCGCGCAGATCGAGCCCGAAATGTTCGCTGACATGCCCGAAGTCGCCCATGTCATGGGCAATGCGGAAAAGACCCGCGCCCTGTCGTGGAGCCATTTTCCGAACCGGGTCAATGTCGCGCCTCTCAGCGACGCCGCGCGGCGCGCCAATGAGCCGGCGCCGGTTCTGACGGCGATCGAGGGCCATACCCGCGCTTTTCTCGCTGTGCAGAACGGCTGCGACCATGACTGCACCTTCTGCGTCATTCCGGCCGGGCGCGGGCGATCGCGCTCCGTGACGCCCCAAGCCGCGCTTGAACAGGCGCGCAAATTCGTCGAAACCGGCCACAAGGAAATCGTGCTCACCGGCGTCGATCTCACCTACTGGGGCTCCGATCTGCCCGGCGCGCCGAAGCTCGGCAAGCTGGTCCGGCTGCTGTTGCGCGAATTGCCGGACCTGCCGCGCCTGCGGCTCTCGTCCATCGATTGCATCGAGGCCGACGCCGATCTGCTGGCGGCCTTCGCCGAGGAGGAACGGCTCGCGCCTTACCTCCATCTCTCCCTGCAATCCGGCGACGACCTGATCTTGAAGCGGATGAAAAGGCGGCACAGCCGCGCGGAAAGCGTCGCCTTCTGCGCCGAGCTTCGCCGTCTGCGCCCGGACATCGCGCTCGGCGCCGATCTGATCGCCGGCTTTCCGACCGAGGACGAGGACGCCGCCGCGCGCAGCCTTGCCCTTATCGAGGACTGCGGGCTGAGCTTCCTTCATGTCTTTCCCTTTTCGCCGCGCCCCGGAACGCCGGCCGCGCGCATGCCACCGGTCGCGCCGGCTGCCATCAAGGCGCGCGCGGCGCGGCTGCGCGAAGCGGGAGAACAGGCTTTGGCGCGCCATCTGGCGGCGCAGGCCGGGCGAAGCCTGCGCATTCTGACCGAGCGCGGCTTCATGGGCCGCGCCGAGGATTTCACCCCGGTCCGCACGGCCGGCTTCGCGCCGGGACAGCTGGTGAGCGGGGTGGCCAAAGGATTTTCCGGAGGCGCGCTGGAGGTAACCTTTTTTTCATAG
- the efp gene encoding elongation factor P, which yields MRIIASNVRKGNIIEHEDGNLYVVLSAESFFPGKGTPTTQIDMRRLSDGNKTSVRYKTTEQVERAHVEDMNFSYLYQDGDGYTFMNDENYEQVIVPPDVIGEQAAYLQEGMKCILSIFNGQAVAIQLPTRVTLEVIETEPVVKGQTASSSYKPAKMDNGLRVMVPPHIGVGARIVVLTEDNSYVERAKD from the coding sequence GTGAGAATCATCGCCAGCAACGTCCGCAAAGGCAATATCATCGAGCATGAGGACGGCAACCTCTACGTCGTGCTGAGCGCCGAAAGCTTTTTCCCCGGCAAGGGCACGCCGACGACCCAGATTGACATGCGCCGCCTGTCCGACGGCAACAAGACCTCGGTGCGTTACAAGACGACCGAACAGGTCGAGCGCGCCCATGTCGAGGACATGAATTTCAGCTATCTCTACCAGGATGGCGACGGCTACACCTTTATGAATGACGAGAATTACGAGCAGGTGATCGTGCCGCCCGACGTGATTGGCGAACAGGCCGCCTATCTGCAGGAAGGCATGAAATGCATCCTGTCGATCTTCAACGGCCAGGCCGTGGCGATCCAGCTTCCCACCCGCGTGACCCTCGAAGTGATCGAAACCGAGCCGGTGGTGAAAGGCCAGACCGCCTCATCCTCCTACAAGCCGGCCAAAATGGACAATGGTCTGCGCGTGATGGTCCCGCCCCATATCGGCGTCGGCGCCCGCATCGTCGTGCTCACCGAGGACAATTCTTACGTCGAGCGCGCCAAGGACTGA